One stretch of Columba livia isolate bColLiv1 breed racing homer chromosome 29, bColLiv1.pat.W.v2, whole genome shotgun sequence DNA includes these proteins:
- the PDE1B gene encoding dual specificity calcium/calmodulin-dependent 3',5'-cyclic nucleotide phosphodiesterase 1B: MEPPRSLPGLQPEREGPDPAGGCCPSPLEIKSAPSKKIWVKLRALLRFMVKQLETGEVNVEELRRNLEYAASLLEAVCIDETRQMLDTEDELRAMGSDAAVPSEVRDWLAATFTQQARAKGRRAEEKPKFRSIVHAVQAGIFVERMFRRTYTAVGPSYSTSVLNCLKSLDLWCFDVFTLNRVTDDHSLRTIVFELFTRHNLNSRFKIPTVFLTTLLDALETGYGKYRNPYHNQVHAADVTQTVHCFLLRTGMLHYLTEIEVLATIFAAAIHDYEHTGTTNSFHIQTKSDCAILYNDRSVLENHHISAVFRMMQDDEMNIFVNLTKDEFAELRALVIEMVLATDMSCHFQQVKSMKTSLQQLERIDKSKVLSLLLHAADISHPTKQWAVHSRWTKALMEEFFRQGDKEAELGLPFSPLCDRTSTLVAQSQIGFIDFIVEPTFSVLTDVAEKLVLPLTEDGTKSKGNPAATQPPSSQWRQPSLDEHLELGDIKSDLAGFRSTWTKYIQENKQKWKERAASGITNQASIEELSPCEEPPATRNNQNGDVE, translated from the exons GCTGCGGTTCATGGTGAAGCAGCTGGAGACGGGCGAGGTGAACGTGGAGGAGCTGCGCAGGAACCTGGAGTACGCGGCCTCGCTGCTCGAGGCCGTTTGCATCGATGAGACCAG GCAGATGCTGGACACGGAGGACGAGCTGCGGGCCATGGGCTCGGACGCCGCCGTCCCCTCCGAGGTGCGGGACTGGCTGGCGGCCACCTTCACCCAGCAGGCGCGTGCCAAGGGCCGCCGCGCCGAGGAGAAACCCAAGTTCCGCAGCATCGTCCACGCCGTCCAGGCCGGAATCTTCGTGgagag GATGTTTCGCCGGACGTACACGGCCGTGGGGCCCAGCTACTCCACCTCCGTCCTCAACTGCCTGAAG AGCCTCGACCTTTGGTGCTTCGACGTCTTCACGCTGAACCGGGTGACGGACGATCACTCCCTGCGCACCATCGTCTTCGAGCTCTTCACCCGACACAACCTCAACAGCCGCTTCAAG ATCCCCACCGTCTTCCTGACCACGCTGCTGGACGCGCTGGAGACCGGCTACGGCAAGTACCGCAACCCCTACCACAACCAGGTCCACGCCGCCGATGTCACCCAGACCGTCCACTGCTTCCTGCTGCGCACTGGGATGCTG cacTACCTGACGGAGATCGAGGTCCTGGCCACCATCTTCGCTGCCGCCATCCACGACTACGAGCACACGGGCACCACCAACAGCTTCCACATCCAGACCAA gtcGGACTGCGCCATCCTCTACAACGACCGCTCAGTGCTGGAGAACCACCACATCAGCGCCGTGTTCCGCATGATGCAGGATGACGAGATGAACATCTTCGTCAACCTCACCAAGGACGAGTTTGC GGAGCTGCGGGCGCTGGTGATCGAGATGGTCCTGGCCACCGACATGTCCTGCCACTTCCAGCAGGTCAAGTCCATGAAGACGtcgctgcagcagctggagcg GATCGACAAGTCCAAGGTGCTGTCGCTGCTGCTGCATGCGGCCGATATCAGCCACCCCACCAAGCAGTGGGCTGTGCACAGCCGCTGGACCAAGGCGCTGATGGAGGAGTTCTTCAGGCAG GGGGACAAGGAGGCCGAGCTGGGGCTGCCCTTCTCGCCGCTCTGCGACCGCACTTCAACGCTGGTGGCCCAGTCGCAGATCG GCTTCATCGACTTCATCGTGGAACCCACCTTCTCGGTGCTGACCGACGTGGCCGAGAAGCTGGTGCTGCCCCTCACCGAGGACGGCACCAAGTCCAAGGGCAACCCGGCGGCCACCCAGCCGCCCAG CTCGCAGTGGCGGCAGCCGTCCCTGGATGAGCACCTGGAGCTGGGGGACATCAAATCCGACCTGGCCGGGTTCCGCTCCACCTGGACCAAGTACATCCAGGAGAACAAGCAGAAGTGGAAGGAGCGGGCGGCCAGTG gcATCACCAACCAGGCGTCCATCGAGGAGCTGTCACCCTGCGAGGAACCACCCGCCACCAGAAACAACCAGAACGGGGACGTGGAATAA